Proteins encoded by one window of Labrus bergylta chromosome 2, fLabBer1.1, whole genome shotgun sequence:
- the fahd2a gene encoding fumarylacetoacetate hydrolase domain-containing protein 2A isoform X1 codes for MTGAMRLLLLRSVSTVRTLFCQRPPINPQRQRGLSGLAMRLVQFQRHGDAGNIRVGVELGEGLGVVDLKAFDPSMPSTMRALLELGDEGLQCAQRALSSGQCVLERSDVQLLSPVLAPEKVVCVGMNYRDHCLEQNAPIPKEPIIFSKFPSAITGPYDDILLPSESQEVDWEVELAFVIGRRGKHIKEEDALSYVAGFTVANDVSARDWQMKRNGKQWLLGKTFDSFCPLGPALVTTDAVKDPHNLGVRCLVNGDTVQSSNTDQMIFKTEALVAWVSKFVTLTPGDVFLTGTPPGVGVFRKPPVFLKKGDVVECQIDRIGSIVNKVV; via the exons ATGACAGGAGCC ATGAGACTTCTTCTCCTTCGATCCGTTTCTACTGTTAGGACTTTATTCTGTCAGAGGCCACCAATCAACCCACAGAGGCAGCGAGGCTTAAGTGGTTTAGCAATGCGTCTGGTGCAGTTTCAAAGACATGGTGATGCAGGAAACATCAGGGTGGGAGTGGAGCTCGGTGAGGGGCTTGGTGTGGTGGATCTGAAGGCGTTCGACCCCTCAATGCCCTCAACGATGAGAGCGCTGCTGGAGCTGGGAGACGAGGGTCTGCAGTGTGCACAGAG ggCCTTGTCGTCCGGTCAGTGTGTGCTGGAGCGATCGGACGTCCAGCTGCTGTCTCCTGTGTTGGCTCCAGAGAAGGTGGTGTGTGTGGGTATGAACTACAGAGACCACTGTCTGGAGCAAAACGCCCCCATCCCCAAAGAGCCCATCATCTTCAGCAAATTCCCCAGCGCCATCACCGGGCCGTATGATGACATTCTGCTGCCCTCAGAGAGCCAG GAGGTGGACTGGGAGGTGGAACTGGCCTTTGTGATTGGACGAAGAGGAAAACACATCAAG GAGGAAGACGCTCTCTCCTATGTGGCGGGGTTCACTGTGGCCAATGACGTCAGTGCGCGGGACTGGCAGATGAAACGCAACGGGAAGCAGTGGCTGCTGGGGAAGACGTTCGACAGCTTCTGTCCTCTTGGCCCTGCATTAGTGACCACTGACGCTGTGAAAG ATCCTCACAACCTGGGCGTCCGCTGTCTGGTTAACGGAGACACTGTCCAGAGCAGCAACACGGACCAGATGATCTTCAAAACGGAGGCGCTGGTCGCCTGGGTTTCAAA GTTTGTGACATTGACTCCAGGTGATGTGTTTCTGACGGGGACGCCCCCGGGCGTGGGCGTGTTCAGAAAGCCACCGGTCTTCCTCAAG AAAGGAGATGTTGTGGAGTGCCAAATAGACCGGATAGGATCCATCGTCAACAAAGTGGTCtaa
- the fahd2a gene encoding fumarylacetoacetate hydrolase domain-containing protein 2A isoform X2, whose product MRLLLLRSVSTVRTLFCQRPPINPQRQRGLSGLAMRLVQFQRHGDAGNIRVGVELGEGLGVVDLKAFDPSMPSTMRALLELGDEGLQCAQRALSSGQCVLERSDVQLLSPVLAPEKVVCVGMNYRDHCLEQNAPIPKEPIIFSKFPSAITGPYDDILLPSESQEVDWEVELAFVIGRRGKHIKEEDALSYVAGFTVANDVSARDWQMKRNGKQWLLGKTFDSFCPLGPALVTTDAVKDPHNLGVRCLVNGDTVQSSNTDQMIFKTEALVAWVSKFVTLTPGDVFLTGTPPGVGVFRKPPVFLKKGDVVECQIDRIGSIVNKVV is encoded by the exons ATGAGACTTCTTCTCCTTCGATCCGTTTCTACTGTTAGGACTTTATTCTGTCAGAGGCCACCAATCAACCCACAGAGGCAGCGAGGCTTAAGTGGTTTAGCAATGCGTCTGGTGCAGTTTCAAAGACATGGTGATGCAGGAAACATCAGGGTGGGAGTGGAGCTCGGTGAGGGGCTTGGTGTGGTGGATCTGAAGGCGTTCGACCCCTCAATGCCCTCAACGATGAGAGCGCTGCTGGAGCTGGGAGACGAGGGTCTGCAGTGTGCACAGAG ggCCTTGTCGTCCGGTCAGTGTGTGCTGGAGCGATCGGACGTCCAGCTGCTGTCTCCTGTGTTGGCTCCAGAGAAGGTGGTGTGTGTGGGTATGAACTACAGAGACCACTGTCTGGAGCAAAACGCCCCCATCCCCAAAGAGCCCATCATCTTCAGCAAATTCCCCAGCGCCATCACCGGGCCGTATGATGACATTCTGCTGCCCTCAGAGAGCCAG GAGGTGGACTGGGAGGTGGAACTGGCCTTTGTGATTGGACGAAGAGGAAAACACATCAAG GAGGAAGACGCTCTCTCCTATGTGGCGGGGTTCACTGTGGCCAATGACGTCAGTGCGCGGGACTGGCAGATGAAACGCAACGGGAAGCAGTGGCTGCTGGGGAAGACGTTCGACAGCTTCTGTCCTCTTGGCCCTGCATTAGTGACCACTGACGCTGTGAAAG ATCCTCACAACCTGGGCGTCCGCTGTCTGGTTAACGGAGACACTGTCCAGAGCAGCAACACGGACCAGATGATCTTCAAAACGGAGGCGCTGGTCGCCTGGGTTTCAAA GTTTGTGACATTGACTCCAGGTGATGTGTTTCTGACGGGGACGCCCCCGGGCGTGGGCGTGTTCAGAAAGCCACCGGTCTTCCTCAAG AAAGGAGATGTTGTGGAGTGCCAAATAGACCGGATAGGATCCATCGTCAACAAAGTGGTCtaa